The following proteins are co-located in the Rattus norvegicus strain BN/NHsdMcwi chromosome 19, GRCr8, whole genome shotgun sequence genome:
- the LOC134483322 gene encoding disks large homolog 5-like, translated as MFARLHRRFGRVDVDGEESRVKQTKPKSNDGHRTWSCGMWKACRQASSPETVLNKMQANEEEERLVRELELTTKERNELTDRLLYVTGGSVNKSPYFRPNPFYEKLKIMEKEVMSLLHNLDTNNIEHREKFQ; from the exons atgtttgcccgtcttcacaggcgctttgggagagttgatgttgatggagaagagtctagagtgaagcaaacgaaacctaaaagtaatgatggacacaggacgtggtcatgtggaatgtgga aggcctgcagacaggcGTCATCCCCTGAAACTGTCCTAAACAAGATGCAGgccaatgaggaagaggagaggctggttAGAGAGCtcgagctaactaccaaggagagaaatgagctgacagatcgcctcctttatgtgacaggtggatccgtgaacaagag cccctacttcaggccaaatccattttatgaaaaattgaagataatggagaaagaggtcatgtcattactgcacaacttagacacaaacaacattgaacatcgtgagaaatttcagtag